A region from the Acipenser ruthenus chromosome 13, fAciRut3.2 maternal haplotype, whole genome shotgun sequence genome encodes:
- the LOC131740161 gene encoding uncharacterized protein LOC131740161, with amino-acid sequence MQQFQEKLDIRCCLVDHTDISAGTSCASYKQAEAGVIYHDQEGTGPLNSRVCGESTAQSLLQAELVGLSSPTGRGKALSLECNPCALVELRVPGTSSYLDRVPCDLAPVQKRRRAAANARERRRMLGLNLAFDRLRSVIPTLESDKKLSKSETLQMAQIYISALCDLLKGRGAADSAVQKERSQRPGGWNSDYLPGSCEIKDRSPSSHDSEDRSPSSHDSGHRTTKKGQSRDSPACGSQGSRDSSDRSDSDCDESLLQTEITGYIDLWERQNGTK; translated from the coding sequence ATGCAACAGTTTCAAGAAAAACTAGATATCAGATGCTGTCTGGTTGACCATACCGATATTTCAGCTGGCACAAGTTGTGCAAGTTACAAACAGGCAGAGGCGGGTGTGATTTATCATGACCAAGAAGGAACAGGTCCTCTCAACAGTAGGGTCTGCGGAGAATCGACAGCACAAAGCCTTCTTCAAGCTGAATTGGTCGGTCTCAGCAGTCCAACAGGTCGAGGAAAAGCCTTGTCACTCGAATGCAATCCATGCGCTCTTGTGGAGCTACGGGTACCAGGTACCTCCAGTTACCTCGACAGGGTACCATGCGACCTGGCTCCGGTTCAGAAACGACGTCGCGCGGCTGCCAATGCCCGAGAAAGGAGGCGTATGCTCGGTTTAAATCTAGCTTTCGATCGTCTCAGGAGTGTCATTCCGACTCTGGAGAGTGACAAGAAGCTGTCAAAGTCGGAGACTCTTCAAATGGCTCAAATATACATCTCCGCGCTTTGCGATTTGCTTAAAGGCAGAGGGGCCGCAGACAGTGCTGTGCAAAAGGAGCGGTCTCAGCGTCCCGGCGGCTGGAACTCTGACTATCTCCCTGGGTCTTGCGAGATAAAGGACAGGTCACCATCTAGTCACGATTCAGAGGACAGGTCACCATCTAGTCACGATTCAGGACATAGAACAACGAAAAAAGGGCAATCCCGGGATTCTCCAGCGTGCGGTTCACAGGGTTCTCGGGACTCCTCGGATCGGTCAGACAGCGACTGTGATGAATCACTCTTGCAAACTGAAATAACGGGTTATATTGATCTCTGGGAACGACAGAATGGGACTAAATGA